Within Terriglobia bacterium, the genomic segment CGCGTCGAACCTTATCCCTTGCAAGCGCTTCACGGAGTATCGCAACAAGCGGGCCATTGCCGGAAAGGAACACACTGTAAAGCTCGTTCGTCTTGTCAATATGGGTGGTTGCAATGTTGAGGCCAACCAGGGTCTTTCCCGCGCCGGGAACGCCGGTCACGAAACAGACTGCCTTGTGGGAATTTATCTTCGCAGACTGGATGATTGAGGATATTGAGTCAGATGTTTGAGTAAGATTGATTGCATTTGCATCGCTTCGGGAGATTTCTTTAACCGAGTGCCCGCTGTAAAGTGCCAACGCAGCTTCGATAATAGTCGGGGTAGGACAATATCTTCCGGCCTCCCACTGTTTAGGTTCTATGTCGGCACCTTCGGCAAAGCTCAAGACCTGTTCAATCACATTTCCAAGCTGGCCAACGCTGCTCCTGATTGGGAAGAGCAGCCCGTCATGTTTTGGTGTCGCAGCAACAATTGAACTGCTGGTGTTGGCTTTGGTCGCGATCAGAATCGGGGCCATAAAGCAATCGTGACTTGTTTCGTGGAAGTTCTTTAGGTCCAAGGCATAGTCCCAGACCTGATCAACCGCATGGGCGGGGAATTCTTTTTCGCCAACCTTAAACTCAAGGACAAAAATGGCGGGTCCAATCAAAAGAACGACATCAATGCGTTGCCCCATCCGGGGAATCGAGTACTCAAAATAGATAGCGCCCTGATATGGCCGCAACACCGATTGAAGTATCTGTATTTCCTCTACCCATGCATCACGCTGGGTCAGTTCCGATGGAAAGTCGTTACCGAACTCGATTGTGCCCAGAATCGTTCTGACGTCAGAATTTAGGAAATTGGATATTGAATCAGAGTAATACGCCCTATTCATGAATTTTCCTCATGGATGTCTTCGACGGTGGTGATGGTCTATTGTGTTCTCCTGGGGGAGATGGTTCGCGTGCGGGGGTAATATACACCGGAAAGGCGCGGGGGCGGAAGGCCGTGTGACCGATGCGTTGGCGGATGCTGGCCCAACATTGTGTTTCGCGGGGCGGGAGAACCAATGAAGCAGACCCTTCTCCCGCTCCGCGGGATCAGGATGACGTTTAGGGGGGCCGCAGGGTCCTGATCTTCAGGGGCTGAAGCCGCGGCTTCCTAAACCACCCCTCACCCGGCGTCGTACCTCCGCCACCCTCTCCCAGCGGGAGAGGGCCATTGTTTGTCAGGTAGTGGCCTGTGGCGGGCACACTCTCGTCGGGATTTCAGATTTGAGATTCCAGATTCCAGAGCGAGGGCTTGGCGGCAACGACGGCTAGAACCTGGTCCCCTGACAAACACCCTCACCTGTCCCGCGCCGCGGGACACCCTCTCCCGCGGGAGAGGGCTTCGGACGTTTGATAGCAACAATTGGAGCCGCACGCGGGTTGCCCACGCGCTAGCCTTCCGTGGGCATGTGGAAGTACATGGACTGGAGCGCAATGCGGCCGGGGCCGGTGAAGCGGTTCCAGAAGATCTGTCCGCTGGCGAAAAAACCTGTCGAGAGTTTCTGAAACTGGGTCTGCATCTGGACGCTGGGGTCTTTGTAGATCCAGCCGCCCGGCTCGAGGTCGATCTGTTCGCCGGCTTTCAAGTCAATCTCAAAGACGTTCCCGTAGCCGTGCAGCCAGACGATGCCTTCCGACTGGCGGCAGGTGAACTTATCGATAAAAAATCCCGTGCCGCCGAAGAGAATGTTGCTGGCTCCCTTGACTCGCGTAAAGCCGTAATCGAGGCTCTCCGTGGCGGCCAGGAACTGATGCTCGCGGACGTCGACGGACTGGCCCTGCGACAGGTGCAAGCCGAAAACGTGGCCCGCGCCATCGCGGCTGAAGGCAATGCGGCCCGGCCCGCGCGCTTCCGTCATAAGAATGGGCATCCCTGCTACCATGCGCTTGAAGGCTCCGCTGATGGTCTTGACGCCGATTTCCACCTGCGTGTCTTTCCACAGCAGCACGTGATGCTCAAAGTAAATGGGCATGGCGCTGAGCTCGACGCTGAGCACCGGAACGAGTTCTCCCTGAACATGGTATTTGACGCCGGCAAAAGCTTCGTCACGAGCAGTGGTGGGCAACAGAACGGGTACAGGCATGTGGTTTT encodes:
- a CDS encoding AIM24 family protein; the protein is MPVPVLLPTTARDEAFAGVKYHVQGELVPVLSVELSAMPIYFEHHVLLWKDTQVEIGVKTISGAFKRMVAGMPILMTEARGPGRIAFSRDGAGHVFGLHLSQGQSVDVREHQFLAATESLDYGFTRVKGASNILFGGTGFFIDKFTCRQSEGIVWLHGYGNVFEIDLKAGEQIDLEPGGWIYKDPSVQMQTQFQKLSTGFFASGQIFWNRFTGPGRIALQSMYFHMPTEG